The Hippoglossus hippoglossus isolate fHipHip1 chromosome 16, fHipHip1.pri, whole genome shotgun sequence genomic sequence aatgatagcaatcatcacttccgCACAGGGTTAATCTTTTTATATACGCTGGTATCAGAACAGTACTTGTATCTGAATTGGTATTGGGAAGGGAAAATGTCACGGAACATCTCCGATGTGTATGTATGAGAGCCCACCCAGTCCGAACCACTGCCTCATCTGAGACACACAGCGCTGTCATGTTTCCAGTCTCATGCTGTGTTCCTCCCACTCTGACTTTTCCTGTGTGAAGCGGGTTCCTTCAACCCCAACAAACCAGAGGCAGAGCTATGATGTGGTTTACGGAGGCTTTGGGTAGAATTACAGCCCCGTGGAAACAAACAGCCTCAGATAGTCAGGGGACGCTTGGTTTGTCAAATGGAATGAAACGAGCTATTGTTTGGAGGATCAACTATTTATTCAACCTGTGATGATCATCTGAGTGTGAACGTTTCAAAGGCCCTAATGGTTCAACACGGAAATTAATGCATCaatatttttctaattaatttaattaatttatcttCAACTTCTTTGGGCTCTAATTACAGATATGTacaacatttgcataatgcacagTTAGCAGCTAGTCTTGCACGCCCACTAGCAAAAGGCTGACACTTCCTACACGCATTGGAAGCGGgcaaccaatcacagcagagtgagccagctggccaatcagagcaaacTGGGCTTCATCGGGAAGGGGGGCCTTAAAAAGACAGGAGCTGCGACATAGTGTTttagacagaggctgaaaagaggagctgcagcaatgacaGTGTGAGGAAAGAGTTTTGTTCATGAACATTAtagcatgtaaaccttttcaagtaatagtGCCTGAATATAATATGACGCCTTCAATTTATATAAACAGAATCCAAGAGGTCTCATCTGTCACTGCCTAAAGTTTCATGCATGAGTTGAAAATGCTTCTGTGAGACTAAACTTTGACGGCTCTCCTACAGCTCTGAACAATACTTGGGTGGAATCCCCTGAATGTCCCTCCTGCTCGCTCGTCCTGAGCAACGACTCCATCCTCTGCCGGAAAAACAGCCTCTACCTCATCTACGCCCAGGTCACCTTCTACGAGCACCAAAGTAAAAGTCAGGCCAAATCTGTGATTTTGAAAAGAGACGCCACGATCGGTAAGGTCATGAGGAAACTGGTTGAGGGAACCTTCCCCAGTACGACAGAGGGTTCTGTGTGGGTGGCCAAGATTGTCAATCTCATGAAGGGAGACAGTGTCAGCTTAGATGTCACAGATGATTTTCGAAGAGATAGCACATTCTGGGGAGCTTATCAACTCATTTAGCACTGCAGGTCTCTTGAGTTTGCTACTATACAAGAGGAAATATTCTTCCTTGGACTGGTATGTTGATCGTAGGCCTATAACAGCATTTATCAACAAGAGTGGATCATCACCtggattttttaatattatttcgTTATTTAACTTTGATCATTTTATACCAGAAAATACTCAAAATCACAGAATTCCGTCATGTTCAACAATATGTGAATCTTATTTTTACAGGGTAGTTAAGCCTTTTAATAATCTGAAACACTAAAATGCTAAAAAGCTCCATCAGGCAGGTTGCAGGAGGTTTGCACTCTATCTAAGGCTAGATCCGTATACTACGTTTTACTCCAGAGTTTCAGAGTCACTAAAACAGACAGGTACCCAATGAGTAATCCCATGTTATGTGATCTAGGGCCCGGTCACAGATACGCGAATGCATCAGTGGCAAACCTTCGCCTCCCATGCTATTCCCTTTCATATTCGcgtatgtgtgactgtgccttTAACCAAAACACTCAAGAGGACAGAGATAGTTTTGGTGTTAAAATGTCGTTTTCAAACGAACAGATAGTATCATGGATGTGGCCTGAGATCTTTTTACACAAGGTCACATCGTCACATCCTCTGGGCTTTGGATGAAAACCtcttgaaaacaaaattaactGCATCAGTGCAACGTTAGTAGAGCCTCTACTTTTACCTGCTGGTTCCCTGTGGTGAGATTTGTGTGTTCTTGTAGTTTTCTAAGATATCTGCATTTTAATGAATGGAATACTGTGATTGTAAAGGTTTGTTGTGTGAGTGCTATGTGCTTGTTTAACTTATGAAATGTGATATTATAATGTGATGGTTTATTTCTGAGGGCTGGCctgtaataaatgtatttaaaatccTCTGAGTCAATTTCTTaactttggatctgcaccatgACCACATGGTGGTGCTGTCTTCCtactccacctgcagcagcacatgttTCTGTCAGCTCGACTCTCAGCATCACTGTCCCACCTCACTTCTACCAAACCTGATCAACTCAAACAAACTGAATCACTGATGCCTGATAAAACCTCAACACAAAGTGAGCTGTTACTCATGTTCGAGGCCCGAGgctcaaactgtaaaaacacacaccaggtgATACTGTTCAGTTCTGTTCAACaagaacaaacaggaagctaCATATTGGTTGCAACATCACACTGCAGCGTCACAATACTTCCCCTTTTTACAACACATCCACAGACACATGTGAAACGCTGTCATCAGACTGATACCCGGGGGCGGTTAGCTTCTTCCTACACAATCAGAGCTCATGGTCTTCTTCTAGCTcgtcatatactgtataatgttGATGTacctttctgtctgtatgtccGACTTCGGTGAATGCAATTTTAAGGGTATTAAGTGTTTGACATCAATCCTGAGAGGtacatgaatgtttgtaccaattTGGCAGTTAATACAAGCAATATTATGATATTTCCCTGAAAACCACAGATCAGCCTCCTAAATTTCCAAAGAATGAAGCTTCAACGTGATGCTCTTACAGTTCTCGTTTTAATCCACATCAAAAAGTCCCCAGGGTCAGGTTCACTTCACACAGAAtcataacaaaatgtgaatgtgaaaaaaaaaaaaaggagaaggagagagtgaggtaaaaaaacaaattgagtGGTTCCACTCCCTGCTATACTGCAGGAGCGTGGAAACCAGTTCTGCAAAGAGGGAATTTCCTGGGGCGCCCAAACTGAGAGAGGCCCCAGTGAGAAATTCTATTAAATTCTATTATTGGCTATGTACAGGCTGAGACTGCAAAGACACCATGGTCAGAAACCCCATAATAAGGCCCCATGTCACGAGTTATATCATTATGGCCGTACTAACAGAAAAATTAACGTCCTCAAAATTCTAATATTACAACATCAGACATACTTcttctatttcttcttctattgtttattgtttaatgtcTTCTCAACCTCCCGCAAATTGGTCCTTAAAGTACAGACTGAgagcatttctttttattcatgcatttcCTTTTAGGCCCTTGGTCTGGACAGtggtctgaggcacctttcaccTTTCACCTGGTATTTGGGTTCGGACTAAACTGCGAAGTCCGGAGGTCAGGAAAAATAAAGTCTAGGTGtgaaatgcagaaaataaatcctgttaCACCTCTTTAGCTGTAAAAGTGATTCATCCACTTTGTTACCAATACTCTATAAATAGCACTGGCTCCATTTTGTGCTACACCTTTCCTCTGTGTAAGACCCACAGCTGCACTTCGCCTTGTTAGTGTCCACACAACCTGTGGGCACGTGAGCCCCCCTATGATCAGCACTTAGAGAAAAGCAGGAATCGAACAGGtgtctgaagctgctgacttCTTCACACTCTGGATCTCTGTTGgtgttttctgttctctcaTGTCTTTGAAGTTACAGTATGTGGGCGTCGTTTCAGGTTTGTCATTTCTGCCGGCTTCTTAGTCAGGccatggaaacacactgaaaggTGCCAgggggaaaagagggaaacaagTTCAGACACTCCTCGTGTGGGAGACGAGGGTTTACCGTTCATTGTGTGATGATACTGTATATGATAGTGGAAAACCAAAAAATATTTGGAGAATTCCATGCTGTGTCATCATTCAGCAGCACTTTCTGTTGTAAACGATTAAGTCGATCTGtgtgtaacaaaaaaaaacatcatctccAATACTCTAATAATAAAGAGGCTCTTGTacatatacactaccgttcaaaagtttggggtcacccagacaatttcgtgttttccatgaaaactcacacttttatttatcaaatgagttgcaaaatgaatagaaaatatagtcaagacattgacaaggttagaaataatgatttttatttgaaatattaattttgttcttcaaactttgctttcgtcaaagaatgctccatttgcagcaattccagcattgcagacctttagcattctagctgttaatttgttgaggtaatctgtagaaatttcaccccacgcttcctgaagcacctcccacaagttggattggcttgggcacttcttgcgtaccatacggtcaagctgctcccacaacagctcaatggggttgagatctggtgactgcgctggccactccattacagacagcataccagctgcctgcttcttccctaaatagttcttgcataatttggaggtgtgctttgggtcattgtcctgttgtaggaggaaattggctccaatcaagcgctgtccacagggtatggcatggcgttgcaaaatggagggatagccttccttatttaaaatcccttttaccttgtacaaatctcccactttaccagcaccaaagcagccccagaccatcacattacctccaccatgcttgacagatggcgtcaggcactcttccagcatcttttcacctgttctgtgtctcacaaatgttcttctgtgtgatccaaacacctcaaactttgattcgtctgtccataacacttttttccaatcttcctctgtccaatgtctgtgttcttttgcccatatcaatcttttctttttattggccagtctcagatatggctttttctttgccactctgcctagaaggccagcatcccggagtcgccccttcactgtagacgttgacactggcgttttgcgggtaccatttaaagaagctgccagttgaggacctgtgaggcgtctatttctcaaactagagactctaatatacttgtcttcttgctgagttgtgcaccggggcctcccacttctctttctactctggttagggcccgtttgtgctgttctctgaaggaagtagtacacaccgttgtaggaaattttcagtttcttcacaatttctcgcatggaatagccttcatttctaagaacaagaatagactggtgagtttcacatgaaagttctctttttctggccattttgagagtataatcaaacccacaaatgtgatgctccagatactcaactagctcaaaggaaggccagttttatagcttctctcaccagcaaaacagttttcagctgtgctaacataattgcacaagggttttcaagggttttctaatcatccattagtcttctaaggcgattagcaaacacaatgtaccattagaacactggagtgatagttgctggaaatgggcctctatacacctatgtagatatttcattaaaaaccagacgtttccacttagaatagtcatttaccacattaacaatgtatagagtgtatttctgattaatttaatgttatcttcattgaaaaaacagtgcttttctttgaaaaataaggacatttctaagtgaccccaaacttttgaacggtagtgtatatatatatacacacaaataaaatgatacaTTATACACCAAAATATTGTGACTCGTTACACTGTTAACAATGTTACAAGCCACAACACTTTTCCcttacagcaaaacaaaatatacTGAAACGTCAAATGTTGCATATACATAACGAAATACAAATACTTTAGAACAAAATCCCAAATGTATGTACCAGAGTGTCATTGTACTGAATTATACAATCAAATGATCGTGTTAATATGTGTGCAGCATTTTAATATTGCAGCTGGACACGATGGAAGTCAGTTCAAACATATTTCATTCTGTTGTGtggtttaatttataaaaataacGAGTTATATCATTATGGCCGTACTAACAGAAAAATGAACGTCCTCAAAATTCAAATATTACATCATCAGACATAcaacttctttttcttcttctattgtttattgtttaatgtcTTCTCAACCTCCCGCAAATTGGTCCTTAAAGTACAGACTGAgagcatttctttttattcatgcatttcCTTTTAGGCCCTTGGTCTGGACAGtggtctgaggcacctttcaccTTTCACCTGGTATTTCGGTTCggacaaaactgaaaagtccagaggtcaggaaaaataaagaaggtgtgaaatgaagaaaataaatcctgttaCACCTCTTTAGCTGTAAAAGTGATTCATCCACTTTGTTACCAATACTCTATAAATAGCACTGGCTCCATTTTGTGCTACACCTTTCCTCTGTGTAAGACCCACAGCTGCACTTCGCCTTGTTAGTGTCCACACAACCTGTGGGCACGTGAGCCCCCCTATGATCAGCACTTAGAGAAAAGCAGGAATCGAACAGGtgtctgaagctgctgacttCTTCACACTCTGGATCTCTGTTGgtgttttctgttctctcaTGTCTTTGAAGTTACAGTATGTGGGCGTCGTTTCAGGTTTGTCATTTCTGCCGGCTTCTTAGTCAGGccatggaaacacactgaaaggTGCCAgggggaaaagagggaaacaagTTCAGACACTCCTCGTGTGGGAGACGAGGGTTTACCGTTCATTGTGTGATGATACTGTATATGAtagtggaaaacaaaaaaatatttggaGAATTGTCCATGTTGTGTCATCATTCAGCAGCACTTTCTGTTGTTAACGATTAAGTCGATTTGTGTGTAACAAAAGAATCACATCATCTCCAATAGTCTAATAGTAAAGAGGCtcttgtacatatatatatatacacataaataaaattatacattatacacCAAAATATTGTGACTCGTTACACTGTTAACAATGTTACAAGCCACAACACTTTTCCCTTACAGCAAAACAATCACATTATTTTAACGACTCATGTAAATCTATGTGTATATGTAAATGCATATAAAGTCTTATATGAGAGCAATTAATTAATCCCAAAGGAAAACAAGAAGGTCAGTCattagagcacaaacctccgccaaggacaaACAGTCACTTAAATACTATCAAGCCTCatcaaattgctcacactcataaatatcagtcggatttgccagattttttaaatcaacatcaATGAATTGATGATGGAAATTTGATGGAAAGTTGATGGAAATGTTCTattttgtaatgttaaagaaagtgaaagataaATCGTGGATCTGGCCTCTGATCCCGATCCAAACCAAAACGTTCTTCTCTGACCCGTTCTGCTTctttccaccatgttttgtgtaatcctgtgaACTTGATTTATAAATCAAGTCCCACGatttataaataactaaatcaGGCTGTCcctcacacttcctgtttaatgCAAACCACCATTAAAtggggaaatgaaaagaaaagaaaaagctcctCTTTATCCTTTTTTCACATGCAATGTAAAAATGGGGGGAATATGATAAttatcacttcctctctcttgtCGTGATGATCAGTCCCCTGACTTCAAGTCAGGTTGATGGGACGTACTTTCCATAATCCAGTGTGAGTTTTCTGGATATTTATGTTTTTCGTAGAATTTTAGTCATATGTGGGTGCTGATGCCGAATCATGTGATTCTCTGAACAGTCTGAGAGCAAGTAGCTACAAATTTTGAGTTTCCAGTGTgatgaaggaagaaaaaatgTGGATaaagtttcattcatttcagccattgtttgcaaacacaaagtcaacaaaCTGTGTTGCTGCAACAAAAGGGTCAAACTGTGTAACAACACTTTACATCAGTGATGAATAATGTGACCATGAGTAATGACGGCGGTGATATGACAATGACGGAAAGAGGAAGTAACAAGTCGGAATTTTAAAGGGACTTTAAATGACTTCTGTAAATACTACTCGACTCAGTCCTGCGAAATATGACTGAAGTTATCAATACATCATATTCTGCAGAAGCTGTGAAGTAATGAACAAGTTCCCTGATTAAAGCATTTTTATTGGTTGGCTTACTTCATAAACAACTAATTCCTGAAACTGACTCAGCATTCAACATCAATTTCGAAACATAACCCACATATTTGTCTATGTTATTTAGTTAAAGTAAACACTTTCTTTGTAAAAcacatgtgaaaaacaattgaaattaaagtataatttttttttttttttacatagaaCTGAATATAACCAAAGAGATAATTAAATACATGATCTGTTCTGAAAAACGACAAACTCAAAATCTTGGACAAAAATGAGAAATGTATGATGGGGtcatataataaaaataaacgtCTTTAAGATGATTTTacatacaatttaaaaaaggttttcacaCATGTGAAGTGAACAGATTAAGTTTTTCTTCAAGTCATTTAGCAAAGAGCAATGACAAAGAAGTGGCTGAACTACCTGAGATAAACTGATGTGATTATTTTTGACTGTAAGAAGCTCTAGAATCCAGTAATCATGTTAAAAATAATCCtcctttaaagtaaaaaagtcTTTCTTTAGAAAAGATTAGGAAATCGttacaggaaacaggaagtaaactGTTGCCATGGATTCGCTGAGTTGTTGTTtgttatcaatcaatcaatcaatcaaattttggAAGACGAACCCACAGAGTTAAAGCCCAGACGTCAAACTCAACTTTATCCATTCCTTGTCATTAACACAATTAAACACAATCAAAGTGAATCTTTGatttaaacacatacaaaatgggagtgaaaataaaagtgtttataTTGTTGTCTATTTccaatgaaaaaaaagttgctTCTATTTTAAAACTTCTGAATCACTATTAATTTCATGTAAATGACTCAAACTTGCTCGAAAATGGACATTGACCAAGAGGCATGTGTGGTCTGCCATTTCattgatttgttgtttgatatgatgaatgtatttgtttataatTAGTAAAATAAAGTATCCTATACTCTTTAAAGTATCCTATACTACTTTGAAAACTTCAAAACATGATCATTGACAGTAAAGGTTTGTATTATTATCTCATTTGTATCATGAGCGTCTCTCTTCTAAGTTTATTGACGTTTATTTAACATTGGATATAATCGTATCTTAGGAACATGTAAATTACACAGAATCTATAAATATGTGTCTCGTCACTGTGTGTTCACGTCTGACCGACTTcttgcagctgcagctttttttggGTTTGACAGGAACCGACCTCCGTGACCTCCACTGCTTCACCCGCCCCTCGCTTCCCAGCTCGTTGTCATAGCAACGTGACATGTTGCCAACACAACTATTACCGGTACATTTCCGGTGACTTGCAGAAAAATCCATttagcaacattttttttttttttctctctccaagAAAACAGGACCCACCAATTCATTAGCCACAGTCGACCAATCAGCAGCCAGAGTGTAGCCTGGGTCACCTGTAACTGTGCCGAAAGGACCAATCACTGATTCACATGGTAAACGCTTCTCCTGGATTCAAAATTCCATTACTGTCACACAGGTTATACAGGAATAAGAGTGTGAAAGGTTTTGTAAGGAAGCGCCATGGTGGCAAAGACAAAGTAATAAGAtaagtgttttttatatatttgtttaacttTAACTTAAAGCAGAGATTATTTGTCTGTACAACATCCAACAAAAATAATTTCGAAATTAGATTGAAACGCATATCATATATAGTTTGACTTCTcttatttaatcaaatttatAAGATTTAGCATTTATTTAGTATTTCCCCAAAAGAAAAGTGACTATTGGACTTTTGTCGTGTGTCCTGAAGCATGAATCCaaataaatgctaatgttgctttGTGTCGTTTGTGCTTATGCAGCACATTCACAATAACAACTGTATAAGCAGATGTGACgatgtgtcagtgttgtgtttacgAGACGCACTCATGGGAGGTTCCTTCCACTGATCCATGTCggataaagaatttaaaaatacCTGGCGTGACGACATGACTTTTCCtctgaagtgaagccaaagcgtcttgatcactccctggtggccggctgcagcatagctcataaatcccacctcctccatgttggcagagGGGACATGAACCAGAGTGGAgaagcgtcgtccatctttatttacaatctataGTTATGATCTACAAACATAATGAGATATTGTTTGAAAGGGCCTCAGCAGCACTTTTAATTGGTTTTCATTTAACGTCTCCGTGtgaaataaatagaattaaatAGAGCGTTGACTTCAGAGGGTTAAACCTCTGACTTGAAACCTGCATTAAGTGTTATGATTACTGACAAGAATAAAGACTAGAACTAAAAAACTAAGACAcaaattcaaaaagaaaatctttaaaTTACAAGAGACTGTTGACTGGTTTTCGTAGGTCTCACAAAAACGTTCTGCTCTTAAAAACTGTCCTACTTATTCAGGCACAGTTTAAATCTGAGCACATCCTGCCACAGCACAAATGATGTGGAAGTTCAAATTAGCCTCGCGGGCAACGTTCagtaagtacacacacacacagacatacacacaaacacacacacacacacacacacacacgactttcTAACCTCTTCTAACTTATTACAGTTTTTTCTCTGAGGCAGTTTCTCCTGCTAAATCcagcatatatatatttcgTATCACTTAGTTAAATTGATTTCTTGATGCCCCCGAGTCTGGTATCACTTCATTCCACGGCTAAAAgataaatcacaaaaaaataaaattaaaataaaaacttaatgtTTCCAAATCCATTCAGATTGGAAAATGAGGAGGTGAAACACCTACAGTGGGTAAAGTGTAACTCACTGGGGACATGCTGGAGGTTTGTAGGCCACCAGACTACACAATAGCTGCAGCGGAAGCCACCTTTGTGGTGAACCCTCATTCCGGCCTAGTTTAATCACTCACACATCAACTCCCTCACATGGTTTCGCTCAAGAGCAAACGATGAGAGCGAAACCAAACCCTCTGATGtggatttatatatattttatgccACTTCAAAAACCTGCACCTGTGATTGTGTCACAATCTGAAAACAGAGCTCTTCACCTAAACAGGACATCAGATTTGCCTGCAGTAGCTTCCTTCCTCAGCTTCCTCCGCCCTTGCTGCCCCCACCTTCCTTCCTCCCATCCTTTCCTTCCTGCCCCGAGGTGATCTTTGTCAGCAGAGTGGCAGAGCTCCGCTGCGTGATGACCACACAATCCTGGGATTTAATGATGCAATCCGGGTGCAAAAAAACCCAAAAATCAGCTGAAGAACAAACGCTTTCATTGCAGGGGGAGTTACATGGGGGGGAATATGTCAGCATACGATTAGAGGAGGCCTCGCAGAGCTCCAGGCACACGGGGAAGGGGAAAGGCCACGAAGATATGAGCACTCAAACTGAGGCAGGTTTAGTTTCCCCCACTTCATGAAAAGAGGCGTTTGTCTCTTGGAGGAATCCAGTGGGAGTTTGTGAGTTACACATTACACACGACCTCTGACTCGGAAAATACAGCTCGGCAATGTTCAACAGATTCTACAGCTTGATAAAACTGACAGAATATCAGGTGTCATGATTTATTTACAACTACTCTAGTGCAGTTTACAAAAGAGTGACAGGTTACTTATTGTCCTGGGATTGATCCAGATACAACAGCATCATatcattttctcatattttctgGGAAAGGTTTTCCACTTTATTCCTCAAGGAAAATGTTATTCCCTCGAATAACTTATTAAAGTTCCTTCAACACCAGTTCTGAGTTATCACTGTATATTATCGTGATACAGATCTGCTCTTTAAACAACATCCCGTCTTTAGGAACTTCGTGTTTGTACAAGCCACAGATAAACCCTCCCAAAATATGGTCATGATTAGAATTTGAAGATGGCTGTTTTggatttgtatgttttaaaagtgaggtatgattaaaaataaaaaggttacGACACACCTGAGGTCCTGCAGGGAGAAGCCGTGTACTCACCATTCCAGGCGGCTGAGAACCACAGGTGCCCGGGGCCTTTTCTGTCATTCCATTAAATTTGTAAACGACTTGGGGTCTGAATTCACCTTCAACTTTTTATACGTATGttgttattaatgtttaatCTAATTCTGATCGTACTATTTCGATCATCTtttagtcttttattttctgttacgTTTTCCTTCTTGTATGTTTGCTCCACCCTTGTGTGAGCTGTAAATAGCCTTCACCTGTTTCCTATTGTTCAACCTTCAATTCTTCATTTTCCTTTCTGACTCTCGTGTTTGACACggtcttttctcatgaatgttatTTCACAAGTGTTATGTTGTTGATCTGCTCTGTTGCACACGGCCTCTATTGCACtgctgtccgtcctgggagagggactCCACACGTGGGTTTGTCCTCGAGGTCGaaggatgtctcaccttgtgCAGATTGTCAAGCCCTATGTGatgaattgtgatttgtgaatatgggctttacaaataaaattgtattaaatgattgattgtttgatttttaacttgtaaagcaacttgtattttgattataaacaaaattaatttgcaaaaacattagataaaacacacaattaacaatgttaaagatgaaATTGACTGATACTGGTTTGGGAGCGTAGCCCATATATGAGCTTCCTGTCTGAACGCACCGGATGTGTTGGTTTGATGAGCCGTCATATGAATAATCAAGAGGAGGTGAGTGAGAAGGGGGAACTGGACAGAGGCAATGTGTAAATTagtttgtgtgggtgtgggtgtgtgtgtgtgtgtgtgtgtgtgtgtgtgtgtgtgtgtgtgtgtcatgtgggTGCATATGATGACGGCGACAGTGAAGTCATCTTTCAACATCTCGCGGTTGGTATTTGCATCCTGGAATGCATTGCATGCCTAAGCCAGAGGTGTGATTTTATCTCACACACCACAACATCCGCTTAAAACTGCCATGGAACCATAGGACGCACAGGATGACCGCAAAGATacaaaaaaaccacaaagacacagagattactaaaagacacacaaaatgacTACAAAGCAACAAAAGCACGACCTTAGAGAGGCACTAAACAATCActcagggaggaaaaaagagcacaaagataaaatacattaagagacaaacaacaatcGCAAATATGGAAGAAAATATCTGCAAAGAGACATAAACTGGCCCCAGGCGACACAAAAACTTAAATCAGACACACAATATGGCCATGAAGAGACGACAAATGACCACAAACGGTCAGAAATAACCAGAGACAAAAACCAGAGAGGCACCTAACAgccacaaagagagagaaaactacgacagacacacaaaccaatcACTCAAGTACAATAAATTGACACAAAGATATCAACAAATTACCATAAGACACACAATGCAAACATGAAGAGATGAAAATGATCCTTAAGACATAAGCGATGACCCTGAAAAGAGACAACATGACTTCAAAGAGgcacaaaacattattttacattatcaGTCCTTTTTTTCACATGCACctgtccccttcaattcaaatGAGAAATCAGTGAATGACACGTGAAAGCCAATGAGAAGGAGATTGGCGAGTTCTCtttataaacatgaaaacagaactGCGAGGATATTTCAGGCATGTGTGATGAAAAGCCCGGGCAAGCAAGTTCCGTCTCCGACACACGAGGtcaagagagaaagtgaaaagaggaaACTGAGGCAGAGACGAGCGTAAAAACCAGT encodes the following:
- the LOC117777292 gene encoding uncharacterized protein LOC117777292 isoform X2, whose translation is MEGHSRSSHKYLLLQVWCGLLTVAVVVMATFLTSIKPKSPEDAVSTMKPEDVIPTINTPLEARLKSVGSSPSFIQLMKSLNNTWVESPECPSCSLVLSNDSILCRKNSLYLIYAQVTFYEHQSKSQAKSVILKRDATIGKVMRKLVEGTFPSTTEGSVWVAKIVNLMKGDSVSLDVTDDFRRDSTFWGAYQLI
- the LOC117777292 gene encoding uncharacterized protein LOC117777292 isoform X1; this encodes MQQMNLDSESATHSRMEGHSRSSHKYLLLQVWCGLLTVAVVVMATFLTSIKPKSPEDAVSTMKPEDVIPTINTPLEARLKSVGSSPSFIQLMKSLNNTWVESPECPSCSLVLSNDSILCRKNSLYLIYAQVTFYEHQSKSQAKSVILKRDATIGKVMRKLVEGTFPSTTEGSVWVAKIVNLMKGDSVSLDVTDDFRRDSTFWGAYQLI